In Sphingobacterium zeae, one genomic interval encodes:
- a CDS encoding efflux RND transporter periplasmic adaptor subunit, whose translation MKTNLSPSLKRIYVPTLNSVKRINIVKTAYVLSAIFLYSCSTGTSKPIDPQPVKLPVVTIENGNETVYQEYPATIEASANIEIRPQVEGILENIYVDEGAKVNKGQALFKINDRPYQEQLNQAKANLLAAKASLENAELEVEKKTKLVNTKVLTDFQLKTAISARNAARANVQLALSAVETAKINVGYTLIRASAEGYIGRLQRKQGSLVGPTDSQPLTALSNVRDLHVYFSLGENDFIAFKNNTEGSNLQQKLHNLPPISLVLSDQTIYDQKGKIDMVDGQFDKNTGAITLRATFNNPEGVLRNGNTGRVRLQKKYAQALLVPQLATLEMQDKIFVYTVGKENKVVQQPITVIGKSGANYLVSKGLNAGDRIVYKGIDLLQDGQKITPQALSRDSINSL comes from the coding sequence ATGAAAACAAATCTATCACCAAGTCTTAAAAGGATTTACGTTCCAACACTTAACAGTGTTAAACGAATTAATATCGTAAAGACTGCATATGTGCTCAGTGCAATCTTTCTATATAGTTGTTCAACAGGCACGAGCAAACCCATTGATCCACAACCGGTTAAACTTCCGGTCGTTACCATCGAGAATGGTAACGAGACGGTTTATCAAGAATATCCAGCAACTATTGAAGCTTCGGCCAATATTGAGATCAGGCCACAAGTCGAAGGGATTTTGGAAAACATCTATGTCGATGAAGGTGCTAAAGTAAATAAAGGTCAGGCGCTTTTTAAGATTAACGACCGCCCTTATCAGGAACAATTAAATCAAGCGAAGGCAAATTTGCTGGCAGCAAAAGCTTCCTTGGAAAACGCCGAGTTAGAAGTGGAAAAGAAAACAAAGCTGGTGAACACCAAAGTACTGACAGACTTTCAGTTAAAAACTGCAATTAGCGCACGTAACGCCGCTAGAGCAAATGTACAACTGGCACTGTCGGCGGTTGAAACGGCAAAAATCAATGTCGGATACACGCTAATACGGGCTTCAGCCGAAGGATACATCGGTAGATTGCAGCGCAAACAAGGGAGTTTAGTGGGACCTACAGACTCCCAACCACTTACAGCATTGTCAAATGTAAGAGATCTCCATGTCTATTTCTCATTGGGAGAAAATGACTTTATCGCATTCAAAAACAATACAGAAGGTAGTAATTTACAACAAAAGCTTCACAACCTCCCTCCGATCAGCTTAGTTCTTTCGGATCAGACAATTTATGATCAGAAAGGAAAAATTGATATGGTGGATGGCCAGTTTGATAAAAATACCGGTGCGATTACCCTCCGCGCGACGTTCAACAATCCGGAAGGAGTTTTACGTAACGGAAATACCGGCCGTGTAAGGCTACAGAAGAAGTATGCACAAGCATTATTGGTACCTCAACTTGCTACCCTTGAAATGCAGGATAAAATCTTCGTTTACACCGTTGGCAAAGAAAATAAAGTTGTTCAACAGCCCATTACTGTCATCGGAAAAAGTGGTGCAAATTACCTCGTAAGCAAAGGACTGAATGCGGGAGATCGGATTGTCTACAAAGGCATTGACCTGCTTCAGGATGGGCAGAAAATCACGCCACAAGCTTTATCAAGAGATAGCATCAATTCATTATAA
- a CDS encoding DUF1572 family protein encodes MLIETLKNLFRRDLNRLRDEISLYKQEGNIWLIERDISNSAGNLCLHLIGNLQTYIGAEIGKTGYIRDRAAEFSLKDIPRTRLLDQIDDTIDVVTRSLDLLSEENLLEIYPILVFEEKTTTQYLLVHLTTHLTYHLGQINYHRRLLDQPEV; translated from the coding sequence ATGCTTATAGAAACTTTAAAAAACCTTTTCCGACGGGACTTAAACAGGCTGCGTGATGAAATTTCTTTGTACAAACAGGAAGGAAATATATGGCTTATTGAACGTGATATTTCCAATTCAGCTGGCAACTTATGTTTACACCTGATCGGAAATCTTCAAACATATATTGGTGCTGAAATAGGCAAGACGGGGTATATCAGAGATCGAGCGGCTGAGTTTTCGTTAAAAGACATTCCTCGAACACGATTATTAGATCAGATAGATGATACGATTGATGTGGTTACACGTTCTCTGGATCTGTTGTCGGAGGAGAACCTTCTTGAGATATATCCCATACTCGTGTTTGAGGAAAAAACAACAACGCAGTATTTGCTTGTTCATCTGACCACCCATCTAACTTATCACCTTGGCCAAATAAACTATCACCGGCGACTACTGGATCAACCTGAGGTATAG
- a CDS encoding DUF1349 domain-containing protein: protein MKTIKTFLAASLFPLLTTQASAQKLDKMLWFNEPTEWNIKDNSLSMFVTPKSDYWRISHYGFTVDDAPFFYTLRGGEFEVKAKISANYQTRFDQAGLMLRIDHENYIKAGIEFVDGKYNLSTVVTHKTSDWSIIPIDKEIPFIWIKAIRRLDAVEFFYSFDDKEYIMMRNAWLQDNHPVMVGLMAASPDGNGFQAKFDYFTIKHLADQRRSKWLKENNSN, encoded by the coding sequence ATGAAAACTATAAAGACATTTTTAGCAGCTTCATTATTTCCATTGCTTACGACACAGGCCAGCGCACAAAAATTGGATAAGATGCTTTGGTTTAACGAACCAACAGAATGGAACATCAAAGACAATTCACTTTCGATGTTCGTTACGCCTAAAAGCGATTATTGGCGTATCTCTCATTATGGATTTACAGTAGACGACGCCCCCTTTTTCTATACGCTACGCGGGGGAGAGTTTGAAGTCAAGGCAAAGATCTCGGCGAACTACCAAACCCGCTTTGACCAAGCAGGTCTCATGCTGCGCATTGATCATGAAAACTATATAAAAGCAGGGATAGAATTTGTGGATGGAAAATACAATTTGAGTACGGTCGTTACGCATAAAACGAGTGATTGGAGCATTATTCCAATAGATAAGGAAATCCCTTTTATTTGGATCAAAGCAATACGTCGATTAGATGCTGTCGAATTTTTCTATTCTTTTGATGACAAGGAGTATATCATGATGAGGAATGCCTGGCTGCAGGATAATCACCCTGTTATGGTTGGTTTAATGGCAGCTTCACCAGACGGCAATGGCTTTCAGGCGAAATTTGACTATTTTACGATCAAACACCTTGCAGATCAACGTCGAAGCAAATGGCTGAAAGAGAATAATTCAAACTAA
- a CDS encoding TetR/AcrR family transcriptional regulator: MGSKERIQRLKDENRTNILDAALQIVKEEGWQALSMRKIADIIEYTAPMIYEYFANKDAILMELANQGYLLLAKKVKQAKSTETDLEKQLEAMWFSYWDFAFEERELYQLMFGVGTACCGFEKTYKCAESHGKLISDVIREIMKEKNPSEELICRKYFTYWSIIHGLISINLVNQGNGDNTNQEVLKDAIYGITRSLTD; encoded by the coding sequence ATGGGTAGCAAAGAACGCATACAACGGCTCAAAGATGAGAATAGAACTAATATTCTAGATGCTGCGCTCCAAATCGTCAAAGAAGAAGGATGGCAGGCCTTGAGTATGCGCAAAATTGCAGATATCATCGAATATACTGCCCCCATGATATACGAGTATTTCGCCAATAAAGATGCCATTTTGATGGAGCTTGCTAACCAAGGTTATCTCCTGCTTGCCAAAAAAGTAAAACAAGCCAAATCAACTGAAACCGATTTGGAGAAACAATTGGAAGCAATGTGGTTTAGCTATTGGGATTTCGCCTTCGAAGAACGCGAATTGTACCAATTAATGTTCGGTGTGGGAACGGCCTGTTGTGGTTTTGAAAAAACCTATAAATGTGCTGAATCCCATGGAAAATTGATAAGTGATGTCATCCGTGAAATCATGAAAGAGAAAAACCCATCCGAAGAATTGATCTGCAGAAAGTATTTTACGTACTGGTCAATTATACATGGATTGATTTCGATCAATTTGGTAAACCAAGGCAATGGCGACAATACCAATCAAGAGGTTTTAAAAGATGCTATTTACGGCATCACACGCTCCCTGACTGACTAA
- a CDS encoding GNAT family N-acetyltransferase, with amino-acid sequence METGVYVEIIGLVVDEEYRGLGRLLLHAASDWSRSVDCYRLRVRCNIIRTESYKFYQNSGFILKKEQKVFDSLL; translated from the coding sequence ATGGAGACTGGTGTTTATGTAGAAATCATTGGCTTGGTTGTCGATGAAGAATATCGAGGGTTAGGCCGATTATTATTGCATGCGGCATCCGATTGGTCTAGGTCTGTCGATTGCTACCGTTTGCGTGTAAGATGCAATATCATTCGGACCGAAAGCTATAAGTTTTATCAAAATAGTGGTTTTATACTAAAAAAGGAGCAGAAAGTTTTTGATTCTTTGCTTTAA
- a CDS encoding helix-turn-helix domain-containing protein: MKSEIKKKLDRNFAERRLRNSNIDLSVLKHYKSYAKTFADIHNGIVVLSDLTANWSYTYMGTIAERLYLPSYDKKLEINGIWEDFLLERVYPDDLAIKHALELQFLNLVKKKDLAERFNYQANSILRVEGREGQIIQLSHQIFYLDTPGPEFPQLALCCYTLVPETETSINLRNYILNQVTGVVHHLDGYGAKTSISTREKEILSCIKEGMISKRIAEKLGLSINTVNRHRQNILQKLRVRNSYEAVSVFNKMQQDILT, encoded by the coding sequence ATGAAATCAGAGATCAAAAAAAAATTAGATAGAAATTTTGCTGAGCGTAGATTACGAAATAGCAACATCGATTTATCTGTGCTAAAACACTATAAGAGTTACGCAAAAACTTTTGCCGACATTCATAACGGTATAGTCGTACTGAGTGACCTGACGGCAAACTGGAGTTATACCTATATGGGGACAATTGCAGAACGACTTTACCTTCCTTCATATGACAAGAAGCTGGAAATAAATGGTATTTGGGAAGATTTTCTTCTCGAACGTGTTTACCCCGATGATTTGGCCATTAAGCATGCTTTGGAGCTTCAATTTCTCAACTTGGTCAAAAAAAAGGATCTGGCGGAGCGATTCAATTATCAAGCAAACAGTATACTTCGGGTCGAAGGGAGAGAGGGGCAAATCATCCAGCTGTCCCATCAGATTTTTTACTTGGACACCCCAGGACCGGAATTCCCCCAGCTGGCTTTATGCTGTTATACCTTAGTACCAGAAACTGAAACTTCAATCAATCTTCGAAATTATATCCTCAATCAGGTAACAGGCGTAGTCCATCACTTAGATGGCTATGGTGCGAAAACTTCGATTAGTACACGAGAGAAAGAAATTTTAAGCTGCATCAAGGAGGGGATGATTAGTAAACGAATTGCCGAAAAACTAGGGTTGAGCATTAATACCGTTAACAGGCATCGGCAAAATATACTCCAAAAGCTTCGTGTACGAAATTCATATGAAGCAGTGAGTGTGTTTAACAAGATGCAGCAGGACATACTGACTTAA
- a CDS encoding BamA/TamA family outer membrane protein — translation MRRIFTLIACCCVFNSHAQRMDSITTVIAPEYDRVGLLHRFWLGDSYRKLYNTPVKMRVMDLATERGGLQIVKLGGGMQTQSLRLVDSMGREWVLRSIQKYPERSLPESLRKTFAKDIVQDQISIHHPFGALTVPPFNKALGIPSASPELVFVGDDPRFGEYREVFKNRAYIFEARTPFEDQKTDNSAKVMRKVLEDNDTQIDQKLTLRARLLDFTLGDWDRHQDNWRWDPEKEKGKKIYTPVPRDRDKVYYKTSGVFPTLLSYQWLKAHLQPFSPHIRNVPHWNFNASTFDHFFLTHLTVDEWIDEIQFVQKTLTDSLIHQAMLTMPDTIVKMSANELETNIRSRRDELMESGLTYYRFLARVVELPLSAKSEFVDVDYNSDGSVTVNIHNKKKDGTEGRKLLKRTFVPDQTKEVRIYGISGVDEYNFHGSGKSPIKFRIIGGDGQDLYRTTDKFANGSKVYIYDGKDQVQGTIQIDDAIHLKLSKDSAVHTFDYDNFVYDRKGVVFNLDYGVDRGLIFGLGYMIENQGFRKKPYAYRHQFLASYLTGRESFMFDYKGNYKELIAGHDLYIHLSSLGPKNLSNFFGYGNNTIFDKSDSKRISYYRNRFDLVNGDIFLERYLAPKFKVFYGSSSEYYNSKELNNVGRYFEEFHEKYPSEPIYGSNFFTGVTTGIDYDTRDNISNPKSGVHFHTRLGWNAEIGGEGRNYTKLQHSMSFYKTVADNYITFANRVGFDAVWGDPYFYQHAQIGGEMSLRGYNSRRFTGKTALYNNFDMRLKLFSYSSYIVPGTVGAIGFYDVGRVWMSHENSNDWHMGYGGGIYFMPGDLLTIQGVIGFSKEATLPYLRIGLSF, via the coding sequence ATGAGAAGAATCTTTACATTAATTGCCTGTTGCTGTGTTTTTAATTCGCATGCGCAGCGTATGGACAGTATTACCACGGTGATCGCACCTGAGTATGACCGAGTGGGGTTACTGCATCGATTTTGGCTTGGAGATAGTTACCGTAAATTATATAATACTCCTGTTAAGATGCGTGTGATGGATCTCGCTACAGAGCGGGGCGGGCTTCAGATTGTTAAGTTGGGTGGTGGCATGCAGACACAGTCACTTCGACTGGTAGATTCTATGGGTAGGGAGTGGGTTCTTAGGTCTATTCAGAAATACCCTGAACGTAGCCTACCGGAAAGCCTTCGAAAGACATTTGCAAAAGATATAGTACAAGATCAGATTTCGATACATCATCCATTTGGTGCATTGACCGTTCCGCCATTTAATAAAGCCTTAGGTATTCCTTCAGCTTCGCCAGAACTGGTTTTTGTAGGAGATGACCCTAGGTTCGGCGAGTATCGTGAGGTATTTAAAAATAGGGCCTATATTTTTGAGGCGCGTACCCCTTTTGAGGATCAAAAAACGGATAATAGCGCAAAAGTCATGCGTAAAGTGTTGGAAGACAATGATACACAAATTGATCAGAAGCTCACACTACGTGCACGATTGTTAGATTTTACGTTGGGCGACTGGGATCGCCATCAAGACAACTGGCGTTGGGACCCTGAAAAAGAAAAAGGTAAAAAGATCTATACGCCTGTCCCTAGGGATAGGGATAAGGTGTATTATAAAACTTCGGGGGTATTTCCAACATTACTTTCCTATCAATGGTTGAAGGCCCATTTGCAACCCTTTAGTCCACATATCCGAAATGTGCCCCATTGGAATTTTAATGCAAGTACTTTTGATCATTTTTTTCTCACGCATCTTACGGTGGACGAGTGGATTGACGAAATACAATTTGTTCAGAAAACATTGACGGATTCGTTGATTCATCAGGCTATGTTAACGATGCCTGATACCATTGTGAAAATGAGCGCGAATGAACTGGAAACAAATATTCGTTCAAGAAGGGACGAACTGATGGAAAGTGGATTAACCTACTACCGATTTCTAGCCCGTGTCGTTGAACTACCATTGTCCGCCAAATCTGAATTTGTAGATGTCGATTACAATAGTGATGGTTCGGTCACTGTCAATATCCATAACAAGAAAAAGGATGGCACCGAAGGGCGAAAATTGCTAAAACGTACTTTTGTACCTGATCAGACCAAAGAAGTTCGCATATATGGTATATCGGGCGTTGATGAATATAACTTCCATGGATCGGGCAAATCGCCCATAAAGTTTCGGATTATTGGTGGTGATGGTCAGGATTTGTACCGTACAACAGACAAATTTGCCAATGGCAGCAAAGTTTATATTTATGATGGTAAAGACCAGGTTCAGGGTACTATCCAGATTGATGATGCTATTCATCTGAAATTGAGCAAAGACAGCGCTGTCCATACGTTTGACTATGACAATTTTGTCTATGATCGTAAAGGAGTTGTTTTTAATTTGGACTATGGCGTTGACCGCGGACTTATTTTTGGACTGGGGTATATGATCGAAAATCAAGGATTCAGAAAAAAACCTTATGCGTATAGGCATCAGTTTCTTGCCAGTTATTTGACCGGTCGCGAATCATTTATGTTTGATTACAAAGGTAATTATAAGGAACTCATTGCAGGGCATGATCTTTACATTCATCTTTCATCCCTTGGGCCCAAAAACCTGAGCAACTTCTTTGGGTATGGAAATAATACCATTTTTGATAAATCGGATTCAAAGCGCATTTCCTATTACCGAAATCGATTTGATCTTGTGAATGGTGATATTTTTCTAGAAAGATACCTAGCCCCCAAATTCAAGGTTTTCTATGGATCCTCCTCCGAATATTATAATAGTAAAGAATTAAATAATGTTGGACGATACTTTGAAGAGTTTCATGAAAAATATCCTTCGGAGCCTATCTACGGTAGTAATTTTTTCACTGGGGTCACCACTGGTATAGATTACGATACCCGCGATAATATCAGTAATCCAAAATCGGGAGTACATTTTCACACTAGATTGGGGTGGAATGCTGAAATCGGAGGGGAGGGCCGCAACTATACAAAATTACAGCATTCCATGAGTTTTTATAAAACGGTTGCCGACAACTATATTACTTTTGCTAATCGTGTGGGATTTGATGCGGTATGGGGAGATCCCTACTTTTATCAGCACGCACAAATTGGAGGAGAAATGAGCTTAAGAGGGTATAATTCTCGGCGATTTACTGGGAAAACAGCGCTTTATAATAATTTTGACATGCGATTGAAATTATTTAGCTACTCTTCTTATATCGTTCCTGGAACAGTCGGGGCAATTGGTTTCTATGATGTAGGAAGGGTCTGGATGAGTCATGAAAATTCCAATGACTGGCATATGGGATATGGTGGCGGAATTTATTTTATGCCAGGAGATCTATTAACTATTCAAGGAGTAATAGGGTTCAGTAAAGAAGCAACCTTGCCCTATCTCCGAATTGGACTTTCTTTTTAA
- a CDS encoding class I SAM-dependent methyltransferase: protein MEFWERNFIEKQEMWGDEAAKSTTFAVGFFLEHNIKNILIPGFGYGRNGRPFLENGIKITGIEISKTAIELARKSFGTNTIIHHGSVNEMPFDQDIYDGIFCYGLIHLLDAEERNALIQHCFDQLAEGGYMIFTTVSKLASIYGKGEAIGTDRFAMFDGVHMFFYDIDSIHAEFDPYGLMEIREVEENFPFYFIICQKRINI from the coding sequence ATGGAATTTTGGGAACGTAATTTTATAGAGAAGCAAGAAATGTGGGGGGATGAAGCCGCAAAGTCTACAACGTTTGCAGTAGGCTTTTTTTTGGAACACAACATCAAAAATATACTGATTCCTGGGTTCGGCTACGGTCGCAACGGTCGCCCTTTTTTGGAAAATGGAATAAAAATTACAGGCATTGAGATTTCGAAAACGGCAATAGAACTCGCCCGGAAATCCTTTGGGACAAATACGATAATCCATCATGGTTCGGTTAATGAAATGCCTTTTGATCAGGATATATATGACGGTATATTTTGTTACGGGCTTATTCATCTATTGGATGCTGAAGAACGTAATGCGTTAATCCAGCATTGCTTTGACCAATTAGCTGAAGGAGGTTATATGATTTTTACGACCGTATCAAAGCTAGCGAGTATCTATGGAAAGGGGGAGGCCATAGGCACTGATCGATTTGCAATGTTTGATGGAGTACATATGTTTTTTTACGATATTGATTCCATTCATGCCGAATTCGATCCCTATGGATTAATGGAAATTAGGGAGGTAGAGGAAAATTTTCCATTCTACTTCATCATTTGTCAGAAGAGGATTAATATTTAA
- a CDS encoding ATP-binding protein, with product MMKKSTKITNQSIESAGLPKDPKHAIAEYFWNGFDAKATQIELSIDSNELGYINRVSIQDNGEGIPLETLSSSFGNFLDSIKKIVSNGAPIPEEKRERVDFLSRFLQHVRFGIPFFRRMNISQATEFKLIAKVKSNTISVKAGW from the coding sequence ATGATGAAGAAAAGCACAAAAATAACGAACCAAAGTATCGAATCAGCAGGACTTCCCAAAGACCCTAAACATGCCATCGCTGAATATTTCTGGAATGGATTTGATGCAAAAGCCACACAGATTGAACTCTCTATAGACAGTAATGAATTAGGCTACATTAATCGTGTAAGCATACAGGACAATGGCGAAGGCATACCCCTAGAGACACTTTCTTCCTCATTTGGAAACTTTTTGGATTCTATAAAAAAAATAGTCTCAAACGGAGCTCCTATACCAGAGGAAAAAAGGGAAAGGGTCGATTTTCTTTCTCGCTTTTTGCAACACGTGCGATTTGGGATACCGTTTTTCAGGAGAATGAATATTTCTCAAGCTACCGAATTCAAATTGATCGCGAAAGTAAAGAGCAATACGATATCAGTGAAAGCAGGCTGGTAG